Proteins encoded in a region of the Streptomyces akebiae genome:
- a CDS encoding inositol monophosphatase family protein encodes MTDQPERPAGLKAELLEIALDAARRAGDFLRDGRPADLGVAATKSSAVDVVTEMDIASEKLITGLLAERRPHDGVLGEEGASVEGSSGVQWVIDPLDGTVNYLYGLPSWAVSIAVRVDGETVVGVVHAPVRGETFRAVLGEGAFLNDRPVRVRPAPEAELALVGTGFGYLAERRAKQADVLRELIPHVRDIRRGGSAAIDLCDVAVGRLDAYYERGLNPWDYAAGDVIAREAGALTGGRPGEPLSTDLTIAAPPGLFEALQTRLDALGAWHD; translated from the coding sequence GTGACCGACCAGCCCGAGCGTCCGGCCGGCCTGAAGGCCGAACTTCTGGAGATCGCCCTGGACGCCGCCCGCCGCGCGGGGGACTTCCTGCGCGACGGGCGGCCCGCCGATCTGGGCGTCGCCGCCACCAAGTCCAGCGCGGTCGACGTCGTCACCGAGATGGACATCGCCTCCGAGAAGCTGATCACCGGTCTGCTGGCCGAGCGCAGGCCGCACGACGGCGTGCTCGGCGAGGAGGGCGCCAGCGTCGAGGGCAGCAGCGGTGTCCAGTGGGTGATAGACCCCCTCGACGGCACCGTCAACTACCTCTACGGACTGCCCAGTTGGGCCGTCTCCATCGCCGTCCGGGTGGACGGCGAGACGGTCGTGGGCGTGGTCCACGCCCCGGTGCGCGGCGAGACCTTCCGGGCCGTCCTCGGCGAGGGCGCCTTCCTGAACGACCGCCCCGTGCGCGTGCGACCCGCTCCGGAGGCGGAGCTGGCCCTCGTCGGCACCGGCTTCGGCTACCTTGCCGAGCGCCGGGCCAAGCAGGCCGACGTATTGCGCGAGCTGATCCCCCACGTCCGGGACATCCGGCGCGGCGGCTCGGCCGCGATCGACCTCTGCGACGTGGCCGTGGGCCGCCTGGACGCGTACTACGAGCGAGGTCTGAACCCCTGGGACTACGCGGCGGGCGACGTCATCGCCCGGGAGGCGGGCGCCCTGACCGGTGGCCGCCCCGGAGAGCCCCTCTCGACCGACCTGACCATCGCGGCCCCACCGGGCCTCTTCGAGGCGCTCCAGACCCGCCTGGACGCCTTGGGCGCCTGGCACGACTGA
- a CDS encoding ferrochelatase, with the protein MPHAHDATPYDALLLLSFGGPEGPDDVVPFLENVTRGRGIPKERLKEVGQHYFLFGGVSPINAQNRALLDALRKDFAEHGLDLPIYWGNRNWAPYLTDTLREMVADGRRRILVLATSAYASYSGCRQYRENLADSLAALEAEGLELPRIDKIRHYFNHPGFLDPMIDGVLESLADLPEDVRDGAHLAFCTHSIPNASADSSGPVEDHGDGGAYVAEHLDVAKLIADAVRERTGVEYPWQLVYQSRSGAPHIPWLEPDICDHLEERHAAGVPAVVMAPIGFVSDHMEVLYDLDTEAMAKGEELGLPVRRSATVGADPRFAAAIRDLVLERAAVERGEDAVTPCALGTLGASHNLCPVGCCPARTPQPAAAGADSPYA; encoded by the coding sequence ATGCCACACGCGCACGACGCCACCCCCTACGACGCCCTGCTCCTGCTCTCCTTCGGCGGCCCGGAAGGCCCGGACGACGTGGTCCCGTTCCTGGAGAACGTGACACGGGGTCGCGGCATCCCCAAGGAGCGCCTCAAGGAGGTCGGGCAGCACTACTTCCTGTTCGGCGGGGTCAGCCCCATCAACGCCCAGAACCGCGCCCTGCTGGACGCCCTCCGCAAGGACTTCGCCGAGCACGGCCTGGACCTGCCGATCTACTGGGGCAACCGCAACTGGGCGCCCTATCTGACCGACACCCTGCGCGAGATGGTCGCCGACGGCCGCCGCCGCATCCTGGTCCTCGCCACCAGCGCGTACGCCTCGTACTCGGGCTGCCGCCAGTACCGCGAGAACCTGGCCGACTCGCTCGCCGCGCTGGAGGCCGAGGGCCTGGAGCTGCCGAGGATCGACAAGATCCGGCACTACTTCAACCACCCCGGCTTCCTGGACCCCATGATCGACGGCGTCCTGGAGTCGCTCGCCGACCTTCCCGAGGACGTCCGCGACGGCGCGCACCTCGCCTTCTGCACGCACTCCATCCCGAACGCCTCGGCGGACAGCTCCGGCCCGGTCGAGGACCACGGGGACGGCGGCGCGTACGTCGCGGAGCACCTCGACGTCGCGAAGCTCATCGCCGACGCCGTGCGCGAGCGGACCGGTGTCGAGTACCCCTGGCAGCTCGTCTACCAGTCCCGTTCCGGCGCCCCGCACATTCCCTGGCTGGAGCCGGACATCTGCGACCACCTGGAGGAGCGGCACGCGGCCGGCGTCCCGGCCGTCGTGATGGCACCCATCGGGTTCGTCTCGGACCACATGGAGGTCCTGTACGACCTGGACACCGAGGCCATGGCCAAGGGCGAGGAACTGGGCCTGCCGGTCCGCCGCTCGGCCACGGTGGGCGCCGACCCCCGGTTCGCCGCCGCGATCCGCGACCTGGTCCTGGAGCGAGCGGCGGTCGAGCGCGGCGAGGACGCGGTCACCCCCTGCGCGCTCGGCACGCTCGGCGCGAGCCACAACCTGTGCCCGGTCGGCTGCTGCCCGGCCAGGACCCCGCAGCCCGCCGCCGCGGGCGCCGACAGCCCGTACGCGTGA
- a CDS encoding MFS transporter, which translates to MPSPYTALFATPGTKGFTAAGLLGRMPLSMMGIGVVTMISQLTGRYGLAGALSATIALSAAVLGPQISRLVDQYGQRRVLRPATLVALAAAAGLLVAAHYGWPDWVLYLCSAGIGCVPSLGAMTRARWAALYRDTPRLHTAYSFESVLDEVCFIFGPIISIGLSTAWFPEAGPLLAACFLAAGVFWLTAQRATEPAPHPRERDDKGRSALRSPGLQVLVATFVATGAIFGAVDVVTVAFAEERGHKAAASVVLALYATGSCAAGIVFGLLRFSGAAERRWLLGVCGMAVSMIPLLLVGNLPFLAVALFVAGLSIAPTMITTMSLIEEHVPRTQLTEGMTWVGTGLAVGVALGSSVSGWVIDAAGAKAGYVVPAASGAVAVAVGFLGYRRLRRPAPRRGGPHEHHSDREERHVA; encoded by the coding sequence GTGCCCAGCCCCTACACCGCCCTGTTCGCCACCCCCGGCACCAAGGGCTTCACCGCCGCGGGTCTCCTCGGCCGGATGCCGCTGTCCATGATGGGCATCGGCGTGGTCACGATGATCTCCCAGCTCACCGGCCGCTACGGCCTGGCCGGCGCGCTCTCGGCGACCATCGCGCTGTCCGCCGCGGTGCTCGGCCCGCAGATCTCGCGCCTGGTGGACCAGTACGGGCAGCGGCGGGTGCTGCGCCCGGCGACCCTGGTGGCGCTGGCCGCCGCCGCGGGACTTCTGGTCGCCGCCCACTACGGCTGGCCGGACTGGGTGCTGTACCTCTGCTCGGCCGGCATCGGTTGTGTACCGAGTCTCGGGGCGATGACCCGGGCGCGCTGGGCGGCCCTCTACCGGGACACCCCGCGACTGCACACCGCGTACTCCTTCGAGTCGGTCCTCGACGAGGTGTGCTTCATCTTCGGGCCGATCATCTCCATCGGGCTGTCCACGGCGTGGTTCCCGGAGGCCGGACCGCTGCTCGCCGCCTGCTTCCTCGCGGCCGGCGTCTTCTGGCTGACCGCCCAACGCGCCACCGAACCGGCGCCGCACCCGCGCGAGCGGGACGACAAGGGGCGATCGGCGCTGCGCTCACCCGGGCTGCAGGTCCTGGTGGCGACGTTCGTGGCGACGGGAGCGATCTTCGGAGCCGTAGACGTGGTCACCGTGGCCTTCGCCGAGGAGCGGGGCCACAAGGCCGCCGCGAGCGTGGTCCTCGCCCTCTACGCGACCGGTTCCTGCGCCGCGGGCATCGTGTTCGGGCTGTTGCGCTTCTCCGGGGCGGCGGAACGTCGATGGCTGCTGGGCGTGTGCGGCATGGCCGTGAGTATGATCCCCCTCCTACTGGTCGGAAACTTGCCGTTTCTGGCCGTGGCGCTCTTCGTGGCGGGCCTGTCCATCGCACCCACGATGATCACGACGATGTCCCTCATCGAAGAGCACGTACCACGCACGCAACTGACCGAGGGCATGACCTGGGTGGGCACCGGGCTCGCGGTCGGGGTCGCGCTCGGGTCCTCGGTCTCCGGCTGGGTGATCGACGCGGCCGGGGCGAAGGCGGGGTACGTGGTTCCGGCTGCGTCCGGAGCCGTCGCGGTCGCGGTCGGTTTTCTCGGGTACCGCCGGCTGCGCAGGCCGGCTCCAAGGCGGGGAGGGCCCCATGAGCACCACAGTGATCGGGAAGAGCGGCACGTGGCGTAA
- a CDS encoding D-arabinono-1,4-lactone oxidase — MSTTVIGKSGTWRNWAGNVTARPVREVTPATVEELAAAVRQAAEDDLRVKAVGTGHSFTAAAATDGVLIRPQLLTGIRKIDREAMTVTVAAGTPLKRLNLALAREGLSLTNMGDIMEQTVSGATSTGTHGTGRDSASIAAQIRGLELVTADGSVLTCSATENPDVFAAARVGIGALGIVTAITFAVEPIFLLTAREEPMPFERVLAEFDQLHAENEHFEFYWFPHTGNTNTKRNNRSAGPEKPVPQLNSWFEDEFLSNGVFQVANWVGQAVPATIPTIAQISSRALSARTYTDIPYKVFTSPRRVRFVEMEFAVPREAVVDTLRELKAMVDRSKLRVSFPVEVRTAPADDITLSTASGRESAYVAVHMFKGTPYQAYFTAAERIFTAHEGRPHWGKVHTRDTDYFAKVYPRFGEFTALRDRLDPQRRFQNDYLRRVLGA, encoded by the coding sequence ATGAGCACCACAGTGATCGGGAAGAGCGGCACGTGGCGTAACTGGGCGGGGAACGTCACCGCCCGCCCCGTACGGGAGGTCACCCCGGCCACCGTCGAGGAACTCGCCGCGGCCGTACGGCAGGCGGCCGAGGACGACCTCCGGGTGAAGGCCGTCGGGACGGGCCACTCCTTCACCGCGGCCGCCGCGACCGACGGCGTGCTGATCCGCCCTCAACTGCTGACGGGCATACGCAAGATCGACCGTGAGGCCATGACCGTCACGGTCGCCGCCGGCACTCCGCTCAAGAGGCTCAACCTGGCGCTCGCGCGTGAGGGGCTCTCGCTCACGAACATGGGCGACATCATGGAGCAGACGGTCTCCGGCGCGACCAGCACCGGCACCCACGGCACCGGCCGCGACTCGGCCTCGATCGCCGCCCAGATCCGTGGGCTCGAACTGGTCACCGCCGACGGCTCGGTGCTGACGTGTTCCGCGACGGAGAACCCCGACGTCTTCGCGGCCGCCCGTGTCGGCATCGGCGCCCTCGGCATCGTCACCGCGATCACCTTCGCCGTGGAGCCGATCTTCCTGCTCACGGCACGCGAGGAACCGATGCCGTTCGAGAGGGTGCTGGCCGAGTTCGACCAACTGCACGCCGAGAACGAGCACTTCGAGTTCTACTGGTTCCCGCACACCGGCAACACCAACACCAAGCGCAACAACCGCAGCGCGGGCCCCGAGAAGCCGGTGCCGCAGCTGAACAGCTGGTTCGAGGACGAGTTCCTCTCCAACGGCGTCTTCCAGGTGGCCAACTGGGTCGGCCAGGCGGTCCCCGCCACCATCCCGACGATCGCGCAGATCTCCAGCCGCGCCCTGTCCGCGCGGACCTACACCGACATCCCCTACAAGGTCTTCACTTCTCCGCGCCGAGTGCGGTTCGTGGAGATGGAGTTCGCCGTTCCCCGCGAGGCCGTGGTGGACACGCTGCGTGAACTCAAGGCGATGGTCGACCGTTCGAAGCTGCGCGTCAGCTTCCCCGTCGAGGTGCGCACCGCACCGGCCGACGACATCACGCTCTCCACCGCCTCGGGCCGCGAGAGCGCCTATGTCGCCGTGCACATGTTCAAGGGCACGCCCTATCAGGCGTACTTCACCGCCGCCGAGCGGATCTTCACCGCCCACGAGGGACGTCCGCACTGGGGAAAGGTGCACACGCGGGACACGGACTACTTCGCCAAGGTGTACCCCCGCTTCGGCGAGTTCACCGCGCTGCGTGACCGGCTCGACCCCCAACGGCGTTTCCAGAACGACTACTTGCGCCGAGTGCTCGGCGCGTAG
- the sepH gene encoding septation protein SepH translates to MPELRVVAVSNDGTRLVLKAADSTEYTLPIDERLRAAVRGDRPRLGQIEIEVESHLRPRDIQARIRAGATAEEVAQLAGIPVDRVRRFEGPVLAERAFMAERARKTPVRRPGENAAGPQLGEAVQERLLLRGAEKDTVQWDSWRRDDGTWEVLLVYCVAGEPHSASWTYDPPRRLVQAVDDEARSLIGESDDLGTPEPSFPFVPRIARLPRDRQAERPVLPAPSEADEEIVSERDSLTSILEAVPSYRGDLVVPELPSAEPQEESVSVEEVAEEESAAPAASAGSAYADVLMPRSVNGHRDRLIGATDRQAEADGVRPGRRAAVPSWDEIVFGTRRKKQE, encoded by the coding sequence ATGCCCGAACTGCGTGTCGTGGCCGTCTCCAATGACGGCACACGGCTGGTGCTGAAGGCTGCCGATTCCACGGAGTACACGCTTCCGATCGACGAACGGCTGCGTGCCGCCGTGCGCGGCGACCGTCCCCGCCTCGGTCAGATCGAGATCGAGGTGGAGAGCCATCTCCGCCCCCGTGACATCCAGGCGCGGATACGCGCGGGCGCCACGGCCGAGGAGGTCGCGCAGCTCGCCGGCATCCCCGTCGACCGGGTCCGCCGCTTCGAAGGTCCCGTTCTCGCCGAGCGCGCCTTCATGGCCGAGCGGGCGCGCAAGACGCCGGTCCGCCGGCCCGGCGAGAACGCCGCCGGGCCCCAGCTCGGCGAGGCCGTCCAGGAGCGACTGCTGCTGCGCGGCGCCGAGAAGGACACCGTCCAGTGGGACTCGTGGCGCCGCGACGACGGCACCTGGGAAGTGCTGTTGGTGTACTGCGTCGCGGGCGAACCGCACTCGGCGAGCTGGACGTACGACCCGCCCCGGCGGCTCGTCCAGGCCGTCGACGACGAGGCCCGTTCGCTGATCGGCGAGTCCGACGACCTCGGGACTCCCGAGCCGAGCTTCCCGTTCGTGCCGAGGATCGCGCGGCTGCCCCGTGACCGCCAGGCGGAACGTCCCGTCCTGCCGGCGCCGTCCGAGGCCGACGAGGAGATCGTGAGCGAGCGCGACTCGCTCACCAGCATCCTGGAGGCCGTCCCCAGCTACCGGGGCGACCTGGTGGTGCCCGAACTGCCCTCCGCCGAACCGCAGGAGGAGTCCGTCTCCGTCGAGGAAGTGGCGGAGGAGGAGTCCGCGGCCCCCGCGGCCTCGGCCGGTTCCGCCTACGCGGACGTCCTCATGCCGCGGTCGGTCAACGGCCACCGCGACCGTCTGATCGGCGCGACCGACCGCCAGGCCGAGGCGGACGGCGTCCGACCGGGGCGGCGCGCGGCGGTGCCGAGCTGGGACGAGATCGTGTTCGGGACGAGACGCAAGAAGCAGGAGTAG
- a CDS encoding sulfurtransferase, giving the protein MNAIISAPDLANELAGDHPPVILDVRWQLGGPNLRPEYEKAHIPGAVFVDLDAELAGPAGSGGRHPLPDIGAFGTAMRAAGVSADRAVVVYDGGLNWAAARAWWLLRWAGHPSVRVLDGGLAAWAGELTAEIPEPAPGTFEPVPGALPLLDADGAAALARTGLLLDARAAERYRGDVEPIDPVGGHIPGAVSAPTTENVAESGLFRTAAELTDRFKGLGARPDSEVGVYCGSGVSGAHQVLALAVAGIPAALYVGSWSEWSRDGDRPVATGPDPQ; this is encoded by the coding sequence ATGAACGCCATCATCTCGGCCCCCGACCTCGCGAACGAACTGGCGGGCGACCACCCGCCGGTGATCCTGGACGTCCGCTGGCAGTTGGGCGGCCCGAACCTGCGCCCCGAGTACGAGAAGGCGCACATCCCGGGAGCCGTCTTCGTCGATCTGGACGCCGAACTCGCCGGTCCGGCGGGCTCGGGCGGCCGTCATCCGCTGCCCGACATCGGTGCCTTCGGTACGGCGATGCGGGCGGCCGGAGTCTCCGCCGACCGTGCCGTCGTCGTGTATGACGGCGGGCTCAACTGGGCTGCCGCGCGGGCGTGGTGGCTGCTCCGCTGGGCCGGCCACCCCTCGGTACGGGTCCTGGACGGCGGTCTGGCGGCCTGGGCGGGCGAGCTGACGGCCGAGATCCCGGAGCCCGCGCCCGGTACCTTCGAGCCCGTCCCCGGCGCGCTGCCGCTGCTCGACGCGGACGGCGCCGCCGCGCTGGCCCGCACCGGACTGCTCCTGGACGCGCGGGCCGCCGAACGCTACCGAGGCGATGTGGAACCCATCGACCCGGTCGGCGGGCACATTCCGGGCGCGGTGTCGGCCCCGACTACGGAGAACGTGGCCGAATCCGGCCTCTTCCGGACCGCCGCCGAACTGACCGACCGCTTCAAGGGACTTGGCGCGAGGCCCGACTCCGAGGTCGGCGTGTACTGCGGCTCGGGTGTCTCCGGCGCCCACCAGGTGCTGGCGCTGGCCGTGGCGGGCATCCCGGCGGCCCTGTACGTGGGCTCGTGGTCGGAGTGGTCCCGGGACGGTGACCGTCCGGTGGCCACCGGACCGGACCCCCAGTGA